The following proteins come from a genomic window of Bremerella cremea:
- the rho gene encoding transcription termination factor Rho — protein sequence MSNKRQTRSKSGGRRRGNNSGGSSGPGPKGRGRSGGNRRRSSPPSSNVPRNNLENEEFEPGEPIPLEPCYGLLEMHPNGYGFLRSPANNYARERTDPFVPGTMIERYGLRVGVMIRGMIQHFRRGQGPRLRDIFDVDGMVPENYVNVKSFDDLTPVNPSQYLKLEFDGGPLTNRVVDLLTPLGKGQRALIVAPPRTGKTMLMQNLSRGITANHPNVKLVVLLIDERPEEVTDMQRSVKGEVIASSLDRDVESHVRLSQLVIERCKRLAESGQDVFLLLDSITRLARAFNKWVGDGRGNNATMSGGINVKAMDIPKKLFATARAFEEGGSLTIVGTALVDTGSKMDEVIFQEFKGTGNMELVLDRKLSDRRVWPAIDISQSGTRREELLLDEEALNAVIALRRTLTSMHHIDAMEQLTRQLGRYENNKQFISLIANSRDRYQ from the coding sequence ATGTCAAACAAACGGCAGACCCGCTCCAAATCTGGTGGGCGGCGACGTGGTAACAACAGCGGCGGATCATCGGGACCAGGCCCCAAAGGACGTGGGCGATCTGGTGGCAATCGACGTCGCTCTTCTCCTCCTAGCTCCAATGTGCCACGCAATAACCTGGAAAACGAAGAGTTTGAACCAGGCGAACCAATCCCCTTGGAACCTTGCTATGGGCTGCTAGAGATGCACCCCAACGGCTACGGTTTTCTGCGTAGCCCCGCGAACAACTACGCCCGCGAACGAACCGATCCTTTCGTTCCTGGCACCATGATCGAACGTTACGGCCTGCGTGTCGGCGTGATGATTCGGGGCATGATTCAGCATTTCCGCCGTGGCCAAGGGCCTCGCCTGCGTGACATCTTTGATGTCGACGGCATGGTTCCGGAAAACTACGTGAACGTGAAATCGTTCGACGACCTTACCCCCGTCAACCCAAGCCAATACCTTAAGCTGGAATTCGACGGCGGGCCACTTACCAATCGCGTGGTCGATTTGCTCACACCACTGGGCAAAGGCCAACGTGCCTTAATCGTCGCTCCACCGCGCACCGGTAAGACGATGCTGATGCAAAACCTCAGCCGCGGCATTACCGCCAATCATCCCAACGTTAAACTCGTTGTGCTGCTGATTGACGAACGCCCGGAAGAAGTCACCGACATGCAGCGCAGCGTGAAAGGTGAAGTGATCGCCAGCAGCTTAGACCGCGATGTCGAAAGCCACGTGCGTCTCTCGCAGTTGGTGATCGAACGCTGCAAGCGTTTAGCCGAATCGGGACAGGACGTGTTCCTATTATTGGATTCGATCACACGTTTGGCTCGGGCGTTTAACAAATGGGTTGGCGATGGTCGTGGCAACAATGCCACCATGTCTGGCGGTATCAACGTCAAGGCGATGGACATCCCCAAGAAGCTGTTCGCCACGGCCCGTGCCTTCGAAGAAGGGGGTTCGCTCACAATTGTTGGTACGGCCCTGGTCGATACCGGCAGCAAGATGGACGAAGTCATCTTCCAAGAGTTCAAGGGTACCGGTAACATGGAACTGGTCCTCGATCGTAAGCTATCCGATCGACGCGTCTGGCCAGCCATCGATATCTCGCAATCAGGCACCCGCCGCGAAGAACTATTGCTGGACGAAGAAGCCCTGAACGCCGTGATCGCCTTACGTCGCACGTTGACCTCGATGCATCACATCGATGCTATGGAGCAACTCACGCGTCAGTTGGGCAGGTACGAAAACAACAAGCAGTTCATTAGCTTGATTGCCAACAGCCGCGACCGCTATCAATAA
- a CDS encoding prolipoprotein diacylglyceryl transferase, with product MTSLAYMGIMLSAIVTGGILLRLFQEKLQLAWWEKLGIAIGGFCGAMIGAKLPFALYNWQGLVDGTAWFAHGKTIIAGLLGGYFGVELAKWVLEIRTKTGDSFVIPVAVSIGIGRWACYVGGCCFGKACHLPWGTYFPLAADGGTILRHPTQIYESIFHLTCAVVFYFLWKKKMFPGQLFKIYLIAYMTFRFFTEWLRPEPVYAFGLTAYQWAALAAIPLFAWLIYRDHHLAGATKTEPTLGDGSEKV from the coding sequence ATGACAAGTCTGGCGTACATGGGCATCATGCTGTCGGCGATTGTAACCGGCGGTATCTTGTTACGGCTATTTCAAGAGAAGCTGCAGCTTGCCTGGTGGGAGAAACTAGGCATTGCTATTGGTGGTTTTTGTGGGGCAATGATCGGCGCGAAGCTGCCCTTTGCATTGTACAACTGGCAAGGGCTAGTTGATGGAACAGCTTGGTTTGCCCACGGCAAGACAATCATCGCTGGCCTTTTAGGCGGCTACTTTGGGGTAGAGCTGGCGAAGTGGGTGCTCGAGATTCGTACGAAGACGGGTGACAGCTTCGTGATCCCGGTCGCCGTATCGATCGGGATCGGACGCTGGGCTTGCTATGTCGGTGGTTGTTGCTTTGGAAAAGCGTGCCACTTGCCCTGGGGAACGTACTTTCCGCTGGCCGCAGATGGCGGCACGATTTTGCGGCATCCGACGCAAATTTACGAGTCGATCTTCCATTTAACCTGCGCGGTTGTCTTCTATTTTCTGTGGAAGAAAAAGATGTTTCCGGGGCAGTTGTTCAAGATCTACTTGATCGCCTACATGACCTTTCGGTTTTTCACCGAGTGGCTGCGGCCAGAGCCTGTTTACGCATTTGGGCTGACTGCTTATCAATGGGCTGCATTGGCGGCGATTCCACTGTTTGCTTGGCTCATCTATCGCGATCATCACTTGGCCGGCGCAACAAAAACGGAGCCGACCTTGGGGGACGGCTCCGAGAAAGTTTGA
- a CDS encoding radical SAM protein, with product MTYQFRDYTVLGITQSLCPECLAVVPAKIITRGNRVYFRKRCEAHGTRDDYVCSDVSWYDQTQFNVPGKIPRDFGVEPNRGCPLDCGLCTEHEQHTCIGLLEVTSSCNLACPMCYASSGPGGKHLTLEECQRTIDRYVEVEGKPEVLQLSGGEPTIHPEFRAILDYALSQPIDYVMINTNGIRLAHDPELVDFLAQRRKRVEIYLQFDGFRESTSLKLRGESLVETKLKAVENCGQAGLHVNLVATLQPGVNDDELGQLVDYCASRPWITGLSLQPATYSGRHVLPEELENRITFPDVIRGIVEQTSGRYTEADFMPLPCAHPNCHQMSYAYRRNGELVPLMRFIKAAEHLDLLAGGISFQRGAVKEILERYLVREACCPGGSCAPPSSTETSQGLSLPVLSSKSPVEELIGALNTADPAYAEAAVEFFGKAMQEELGARDVFRIMITSFLDAYNFDVRRVMKCCVHHLLPSGHVVPFCAYNVLYREGHVKLPPLKSTVDTTA from the coding sequence ATGACCTATCAATTTCGCGACTACACCGTTCTTGGAATTACGCAAAGCCTGTGTCCAGAGTGTCTGGCCGTGGTTCCAGCGAAGATCATTACGCGCGGCAATCGGGTTTACTTTCGTAAGCGGTGCGAAGCACACGGTACGCGAGACGACTATGTTTGCTCGGATGTGTCCTGGTACGATCAGACTCAGTTCAATGTGCCGGGGAAGATACCTCGCGACTTTGGTGTTGAACCGAACAGAGGATGTCCGCTCGATTGCGGGCTCTGCACCGAGCACGAACAGCATACCTGTATCGGTTTGCTGGAAGTGACTTCGAGCTGCAACCTTGCTTGCCCGATGTGTTACGCTTCGAGTGGCCCTGGCGGTAAGCATCTGACACTGGAAGAATGTCAGCGGACGATCGATCGCTATGTCGAGGTGGAGGGCAAGCCGGAGGTGCTGCAGCTTTCTGGCGGCGAACCGACCATTCATCCCGAGTTCCGCGCGATCCTTGACTACGCGCTGTCGCAGCCAATCGACTACGTCATGATCAACACAAACGGCATTCGTCTGGCGCACGATCCGGAGTTGGTCGACTTCTTAGCCCAGCGGCGGAAGCGAGTGGAGATCTATTTGCAATTCGATGGTTTCCGCGAGTCGACCTCTCTCAAGCTACGTGGTGAGTCGCTGGTTGAAACGAAGTTAAAAGCCGTCGAAAACTGCGGCCAAGCCGGGCTGCATGTGAACCTGGTGGCGACCTTGCAGCCAGGGGTGAACGACGATGAACTGGGGCAATTGGTCGACTATTGTGCGAGCAGACCTTGGATTACGGGGCTTAGCTTGCAGCCGGCGACTTACTCGGGGCGGCATGTGCTGCCGGAAGAATTGGAAAACCGGATTACGTTTCCCGATGTTATCCGGGGCATTGTCGAGCAGACTTCAGGCCGCTATACCGAAGCTGACTTCATGCCGCTGCCGTGTGCCCATCCGAATTGCCACCAGATGTCGTACGCCTACCGCCGCAATGGAGAACTGGTTCCGCTGATGCGATTCATCAAAGCGGCCGAGCATTTGGACCTTTTAGCGGGTGGCATCTCGTTTCAGCGCGGAGCCGTAAAAGAAATCTTGGAACGCTACCTGGTTCGCGAGGCATGTTGCCCTGGCGGAAGTTGTGCTCCCCCCTCCTCTACCGAGACCAGTCAAGGGTTGTCCTTGCCGGTACTGAGTTCCAAGAGCCCGGTCGAGGAGTTGATCGGGGCACTCAACACGGCGGACCCGGCTTATGCTGAAGCGGCGGTCGAGTTTTTCGGCAAAGCAATGCAGGAAGAACTGGGAGCCAGAGACGTATTTCGGATAATGATCACTTCGTTTCTTGATGCCTATAATTTTGACGTTCGCCGGGTGATGAAGTGCTGTGTGCATCACCTGTTACCGAGCGGTCATGTGGTGCCGTTTTGTGCTTACAATGTGTTGTACCGTGAAGGGCATGTTAAGTTGCCGCCACTGAAGAGCACCGTGGATACCACCGCATGA